Proteins found in one Clostridiales bacterium genomic segment:
- a CDS encoding 30S ribosomal protein S18 has product MEDKKKTVAEEKEKTVKKPYRPSKKKVCVFCVEKLNIDYKDANQLKKFITEKGKIIPKRTTGTCAKHQRVLAVAIKRAREMALLPYKAN; this is encoded by the coding sequence ATGGAAGACAAGAAAAAAACAGTTGCGGAAGAAAAGGAAAAAACAGTAAAAAAACCCTACAGACCCTCTAAAAAGAAAGTTTGCGTCTTTTGCGTTGAAAAACTTAATATTGACTACAAAGACGCTAACCAGCTCAAAAAGTTTATTACCGAAAAAGGCAAGATTATACCCAAAAGAACCACGGGCACTTGCGCTAAGCACCAAAGGGTTTTGGCGGTGGCTATCAAGCGCGCAAGGGAAATGGCCCTGTTGCCTTACAAAGCTAACTAA